The genomic window ATAGCTGCTGGTTAACTCGTACAAGTTTAAGAAAATCTAGAAGGTTTTTGTGCCAACAAATTGTTAAGACTTAACTATATACCTTATGGTTTAGACTATAAAAACAAAGAATTGTTACAACTCTTAATCTGTTTTTTTAGACTTTTTAGAATTATTAAACGTCTTATACACAAAAAAGCCTATAACAGCCACTAGAATGTAGGGCACAGCCATTAAAAACATAATACCATCATTAATCCCTTCTGCAGCAGATTGATCATCACCACTTTCTAATACTGCCCTACACATAGCACATTGCGCATTTGTCTTTAAAAAAAAGAACAACGAAAACATTAAAAAGACGGCTTTTTGTTTCATTTTTAAATATAATAAGGAGAAATCATAAAATATACCACAACACCTGTTACAGCAACATAAAGCCATAATGGAAACGTAATTTTAGCTATTTTCTTATGGCGTTCTATATTATTTGTTATGGCTCTTACATACGTTATCAATACAAACGGAATAATAACAACAGATAGTAAAATATGCGTTATAAGAATGAAGTAATAGATGTATTTTATAGCGCCTTCACCGCCAAATTCTGTTGAATCGCTGGTCATATGATATGCCACATACATTACTAAAAACATAACAGATAATGCAATGGCAAATTTCATTAGGTTTTCGTGTAATTTTCTGTTTTTGTTTTTGATTGCAATTACCGCTACAATCAAGACTAATGCTGTTAAACCATTGATACCTGCATAAATCGGAGGAAGCATTGTTAATGGCTCTACATTAAAACCTAGC from Winogradskyella sp. MH6 includes these protein-coding regions:
- a CDS encoding DUF420 domain-containing protein; translation: MSTVDLEKEKKYNKWIVVLSVVIPVAVAALFGINLRKLGFNVEPLTMLPPIYAGINGLTALVLIVAVIAIKNKNRKLHENLMKFAIALSVMFLVMYVAYHMTSDSTEFGGEGAIKYIYYFILITHILLSVVIIPFVLITYVRAITNNIERHKKIAKITFPLWLYVAVTGVVVYFMISPYYI